The genome window AGGAAAAAGTATTCGAGAATCGCAGATTAGGGAAAAAACACACGGCATAATCGTAGGCATCGAACGCAACGGAAAACGTATCTTAAACCCAGAATCGCATTGGATTTTAGAATCTGATGATATTTTGTGGATTGCTGGTGATCGAAAAAAGATTAATGAGTTTTTGAAAGGATAAAATACTTTTTAATCTCTTTTTAAGTTATATAAAGTATTGAAAAACATACAAAATGAAAACCCAAATCACCCTATTTTTAATATTCGTATCTACATTCAGTTTCAGTCAAAATCAAAACAAAATTGATTTAGAAAAACTGAAAACAAAAGTATATCAATTGGTAAACGAAGAACGTTCCAATAACGACAGAAAAGTACTTGGTTTGGATGCTCATTTAAAAAAAGCAGCTGACGACCATTCCAAATACATCGCAAAAGCCCAAACTTTATCTCACGAAGAAACGGATGCTAAAAAGCAAAGTCCAAAAGACCGTGTCTATTTCTATGGCGGAAATTCGTTTGTTTTAGTTGGTGAAAATCTGTTATTCACAGGAATTAAAGACCAAATTTACTCTGAAGCCGACTTAGATACTTTAGCCTTAAAAATGTTCAATCTTTGGAAGAAATCACCCAATCATTTGAAAAATATTTTAGACCATCAATATTTTTACACTGAAATCGGTTTTAGCATCGATTGGGAAAACAAGAAAATTTATGCCGTTCAATTGTTTGGAGCTAAGTAATTAAACACAAAATTCACGAATTAGCACGAATTAATTGGTGTAAATTAGTGAAATTCGTGTTCATTTTTAAGTACAAAAAAACCTGACAGGTTTTTTGAAACCTGTCAGGTTTGTAAAATATTTTGTCAAAATTTAAACTATTGCTATTTCAATATCATTTAAAGTCAATTTTTCTCTACTTCTTCCTAAGACTTTTGAAAATAAAAATCTTGACATTGATAAAAAAGGAAATGGAAAAACTTCCAACATTGAATCTTTAACAATAATATCATAATAATTATGAACAGAAATTTTAAACTTACCATGTTTCTTAATTTC of Flavobacterium channae contains these proteins:
- a CDS encoding CAP domain-containing protein; translated protein: MKTQITLFLIFVSTFSFSQNQNKIDLEKLKTKVYQLVNEERSNNDRKVLGLDAHLKKAADDHSKYIAKAQTLSHEETDAKKQSPKDRVYFYGGNSFVLVGENLLFTGIKDQIYSEADLDTLALKMFNLWKKSPNHLKNILDHQYFYTEIGFSIDWENKKIYAVQLFGAK